One genomic window of Gossypium hirsutum isolate 1008001.06 chromosome D11, Gossypium_hirsutum_v2.1, whole genome shotgun sequence includes the following:
- the LOC107948938 gene encoding transcription factor MYB60, protein MGRPPCCDKVGIKKGPWTPEEDIILVSYIQQHGAGNWRSVPTNTGLLRCSKSCRLRWTNYLRPGIKRGNFTPHEEGMIIHLQALLGNKWAAIASYLPQRTDNDIKNYWNTHLKKKLNKFQSALDPHPSIERKSSLEFASTSSSTSAVGLNQASSTYASSTENISRLLQGWMRSSPKTTNDNNSSLLLKDTSQYQKWDQNTSLDADSSAGYKPKAEQEGGNLISHEEFESILSFANINNVVWDKSTCESTSKGACQDSGNDDDGDDDDDGDDKVNVAMAPENYKKQKVDHHNNNNNNKNNQPLSFLEKWLFDESSSGQAEEMNQMMELSSVF, encoded by the exons ATGGGAAGACCTCCTTGCTGTGATAAAGTTGGTATCAAGAAAGGTCCATGGACCCCTGAGGAAGATATCATACTTGTCTCTTACATCCAACAACATGGTGCAGGGAATTGGAGATCAGTACCCACTAATACTG GGTTATTGAGATGCAGCAAAAGTTGCAGGCTTCGATGGACTAATTATCTGAGACCAGGCATCAAGCGAGGGAACTTCACTCCTCATGAAGAAGGCATGATAATTCACTTGCAAGCTTTATTGGGTAACAA ATGGGCAGCAATTGCTTCATACCTACCACAAAGGACAGATAATGATATAAAGAACTACTGGAACACCCACCTGAAGAAGAAACTAAACAAGTTTCAGTCAGCTTTGGACCCCCACCCTTCAATTGAGAGAAAGAGCAGCTTAGAATTTGCTTCAACTTCTTCAAGTACTAGTGCTGTTGGGCTAAATCAAGCCTCTTCAACATATGCTTCAAGCACTGAGAATATTTCTAGGCTTCTTCAAGGTTGGATGAGATCATCACCAAAGACAACTAATGATAATAATAGCTCTCTACTTCTCAAGGATACTTCTCAATATCAGAAATGGGATCAAAATACCAGCTTAGATGCTGATTCTTCAGCTGGATATAAACCCAAAGCTGAACAAGAAGGCGGTAATTTGATCTCCCATGAAGAGTTTGAGTCGATTTTATCGTTTGCGAACATTAACAATGTTGTATGGGACAAGTCTACTTGTGAATCTACATCAAAGGGTGCTTGTCAAGATTCAGGaaatgatgatgatggtgatgatgatgatgatggtgatgataaGGTCAATGTTGCAATGGCCCCAgagaattataagaagcaaaaagTTGATCatcacaacaacaacaacaataataagaATAATCAGCCATTATCGTTTCTTGAGAAGTGGCTTTTTGATGAGAGTTCTTCGGGTCAAGCAGAAGAGATGAATCAGATGATGGAACTGTCTTCAGTCTtctaa